The Longimicrobiales bacterium DNA segment GCACGTCCGCAATGAGGCGACGGTGGCAGCGCCACCAGAGCAGCTCCGAGCACATCACGGCGGTCCGCAGCCCGTACGCGACATCGAGCAGCTCGACCAGCCCGACCGCGAACTCCGGGCTTTCGACATGGTCCGCATACGCGCGAAAGGCCGGATGGCGCCACCCCTGGTTGGGCGAGTCGGGATCGGGACGGCGCCGGCCGCCCAACGCCTCGATCCAGCGGTACTCGATGCCTGCCGATGCGAGCGTCAGGGCGAGTGCCTCGCTCGAGAACTGGGGGAAACGGCGCGAGCCGGGAAA contains these protein-coding regions:
- a CDS encoding DUF488 domain-containing protein, with protein sequence FPGSRRFPQFSSEALALTLASAGIEYRWIEALGGRRRPDPDSPNQGWRHPAFRAYADHVESPEFAVGLVELLDVAYGLRTAVMCSELLWWRCHRRLIADVLVWLGLPTVHIRDENTAEPHRLREPARLVAGQLSYREG